Part of the Zingiber officinale cultivar Zhangliang chromosome 8A, Zo_v1.1, whole genome shotgun sequence genome, CGTTGGCATCATACCCTTCATATTTTCTTGAGTATGAGAATCCAGAACCCAACGGGGAATCTACAAAGATAATGTTGGCTACCTGCACGAATGTTTTCACGCAGACAGGACAAAAGCATGTATCATATTGCTTCCTCAATTactgatcaagaagaagaagttacctTGGTCCAGGAATAAGGATGGTAGACCAAGCTTCCCTTATATGGTCCAGGAAACTTAAAGATATGGTCCAGGACTATTACATCTCATCATCTCAAGCAAACTTAGCATAGTCAGATATGAACCAGACTGAGTTAGGAGAACATCTTTCAAACTTGTATGACAGCAAGCTAACCAAGGAAACTTCAAAAAGACCGATATGCATCTTGCAATCTTCTACAATTTCCGCCCTACAAAGGTGGACTAAGACATGAGTCACAATCTTTATTAGTCTACATGATGAAATCTAATTGCTTGTAACTTCACCCAGATAGTATTTGTAACCAAGTCCAACTGGATATAACTTGCAAATTCAAATTCTCAGTCCTCATCCAGTTCTAAGCACATTTCTTCATCAAGATGAATAACTAAGTTGTAGGTTTGCATACTCACTTTGCCTTTTAAGATCACTTGCCTACTAGAAAAGTCTGCTATGCAATGTGCACAGGTCAAGATCGTCCCATCAGGATCAATGATAGTGCCAGACCCTATACCCATTATAGGCATATGACCATATACATCTGAAAAGAAGTATTGGAAAAAGCTCATCGTTCAAACGAATACACCTAAAAAAAAATCCACATATTGAGGAAATCTGAAGACATAATAAAGTCCTTTCACCTTCAGTAAGACATATATTCACCACGGCAGGACCAGCTGCCGCGACTGCTTTGACAATAGAGTTCCTTTTGAGGCATCCACTGCAGCATGCCACGTCCTTACTTGAATCCGGAGGTGGAAGAGGGCACGCGGTTGGAAAATGCCGTGCAAAAAACTCTACGAATCAGATTAAAAGATTATGCAACTCCAAATCGATGAAAGAAAACTATAAGGACAATAGGTTAGGTTTAAACCTGGAGAAAAGACTGAGAATGGAAGCATGAAATCTTGCGAGAAAATCGACGAAGTCGAAGACAGAAATTTCCGAAACGGATCGCATATCGAAATGGCGACATCTTTTACGAAGGGGAGCACATGCGtgagaaagaagagaaaatatTGAGAAAGGAGGTGAAGGGAAAAGGAAGAAAGGAGGGTTACTTGTGGGGAGGGAGGGGTCGTCAGAGGAACCGAGAGTGAAGGCGGTGAGAGCGAGGAAGCCAGTGGCGACGCCACGGCGGGGATGCTGCAACAGGAGACGCTGAAACATGATTCACCGCCGCCGATCGTAGACCAAGCTTCCCTTGGTCATGTAGGGAAGGGGGCCTTGGAATCCAGGTAAATAGGTGACCACAGAAGATGAGAGAGCAGAGGAAAAGAAGCAGAGAAAGATCAGTGAGACAATCAGGAGAGGGATttccatcttcctcctcctccttccttcttcttccttcttgtgttggaactggctgaaagtcgaggcgacgaggaggaggcggtgaagatggctgaaagtagaggccgcgaggaggaggtggcgaggccgaaagttgaggcgacgaagagggcggcgaggaaggaggcagcgaagagggtggtgaggagggaggcggcgaagagggcggtgaggagggaggcggcgaagaaggcggtgaagagggtggtgaggagggaggcgacgaagagggcggtgaggaggaggcggcgaagagtagggttttgggaaagagacagaaaaaaacaaagcgtaaaacagacaaatgacgaatgagaaaaagtggcgaaagaaaaaacaatcgcattcaacaacacttaatagacaacggtttttaaaaactgttgtcgtaatcccaaaaaagtgcacatagacaacagttttaaaaaactgttgtcgttccctttaaaaaccgttgtcgtatcctcaaaaaaacataaattgacAACAgtgtttaaaaaccgttgtcataggccaaacaaattactaaaagacaacagtttatgttaaaaccgttgttaaaagataaaaagacaacggtttggtataaaaccgttgtcgtttgagtgttgttgaatgacatttttcttgtagtgtcgggtgcaaaacctgagctagctgtgaagcaagcttggaggcgccttgaaggaagccaaggcgccttggacagcttgatgaaggtgccttggagaggctgaaggcgccttgaacctgataaggttgaACCAGTTCAACCCTTATCTCCGCGTCTGACttggctcattcaaggcgccttggtgaacagtaaaaggtgccttgaacaccctttttaagggatctcgaccagcagctcataaCAAGGAATTCCAAGTAATATCTCTACGaccagctgctaacgacacgatcccgaactgctgtgacaaccaaccgacgacccggagctccgaaacttCAATTTTTCTCACTGTCATCGGTATAATTCAATTGTTTATTGTTagctattgtacttcatctttgtaatcatttttatcgagcttatagttgttgcccacgcaaagtgatcaaggatcatgggccttcgagtaggagtcgatctaggcttcgaacgaagtaaaatcccctgtgtctttctgtgtgattgttctttGTTTATTCAGCTGCTTTAACACTTACACCTTTACGATTCAGATAATcgaaacaaaatagccacgagcgttattcacccccccctctagcgcttctcgatccaacaatcagGCCCTTTGTAAACggacacggatccgtggcttcgctcagactcggCTTTTGACtctctctcgctctcggacagattgatctggtcccgggccatcagtgcgagtagactcgtttgatcGGGTTCGTCATCGGTATCTTCTTTtgaggattcgtcccatgtcgctttcagcaccttctttttcctatgcttctttgcatccttctgatttgggcagttagccttgatgtgccctttctggttgcactcATAGCAAGTTACTTTGAACTTGACTTTAGagcttggttgactctccttggattggactgctttctttatgtccctcttgttgaagcccttcttcttcttgtagagcttttcACAAGATTCATGAGCTTGGAGGTCAATTCGTCGTCTTCATTGTCTGAGTCAGGTTCGTCTTccgactctggttcagttcttcgccatgatcttggttcgcgtgtttgACTGGTACCTTGCAACCAAaacaatacccttctcggttggcagTGTATTAGTTAGTTCATGCAGTTCGAATTCCGAAAAcgattcatctaatctaatggaagataagtccttggagactttgtaggcatctaccattgatgcccacaatgtactactcggaaaagcgttgagtgtctaccttatgatgtcccgattctcgactctttgcctgatcgcatggagggagttgaggatgtcttatatgcgtgcgtggagttgacttgctgtctctccgtcctgcatttttagattgtataatttattaaacaaaagatctcttttactatcCTTGGTGTCGTaggtgccctcatggagttcgatcaacttctcccacaGCTCTTTTGGTttggagaacggtccaactctgttgagctcttccttggtcagtccgcactggagggtacaggTTGATTTGGTATTGGCctccactttcttgattagtgatggttcccatttttcgcaaggtgcaggcttgccatcttcgttggttggtagttgcaatcccatcttgatgatcatccatgtgTCGAACTGTatcttgaggaaggtttccattcgccccttccagtacccgaaatcttctccgg contains:
- the LOC122011042 gene encoding serine carboxypeptidase-like 19, coding for MSFFQYFFSDVYGHMPIMGIGSGTIIDPDGTILTCAHCIADFSSRQVILKGKVANIIFVDSPLGSGFSYSRKYEGYDANDTIWSEQASKFLLQWLVEHPQFISNPLYIAGDSYAGKIVPMVAKRILDGIDEGKEPLLNLQVNCLN